TCCTATAATGACTTACTCcttctgtaaaaataaatgagcCCATCCATCTCATTAGTAAGCAAACttgcttgtttttaataaaaggtAAAATTATAAGTACATCAAATAACTGTTTTAAAACAGGTTTCTTTGTGATTTATTGTCAGTCAATACTTGacttgtttatgtattttatatttaccatGGTTACAAATAACTGTACCAGGTGAAAAAGGGCGGCAAGTGGAATGTTTAAGAAGCACTACATGGAACAGCCTCCCCTGGGAAGATGAAGATATGCACATAAAGGAAAGCTCACTGCGTGGGTTAGACAACTGCCTTTTAGAGTCCATAAGGAGGAGAGCCAAGGGTGAACACAATGCCCAACACTGCCCTCATCTACTGGCTAGGAAGGCAAGACCGAACCCAGGACATTGACCTCCAGAAGTTCACAGAAGGCCTCACTATCTGATgacttttattttaccttttcaaTTTTTAAGGTAAGAGTGTAAGGCTTGCCTTGAGAGAACTTGCAATTATCTaataatttataaacaaaaaaaaaaaattcactcccTAACCTTGAGCTTTACCTATGGCTTCTCCTCACAGCAAATCAACAACGTAGACTAAATCCAGATATCAACCTTCTACTTTAGAAAAACACAGCTCAGCCACGACACCGTTACACATCATTTTGTAAATCAATGAATTTAAGATTGTTAAagcagtgcttttgttctgagtcataCTTAAAACAGCCCCAGCATCAAGTGATGGCAAAGAATGTAACACTGGCCTCCTGTTACACATCTCTGACTGATGTGTTTGCCAAAATAACAGCTCAAGAGACCTAATGAAATTTGGTAACTGCAACAACTCATTCTAGTACATGCTAACAAAGATGACCAAAAAAGGGCAAAAGCTAATGTGGCACACAGCTTCTTTATCAAAGAAAGTGCTGAATACAAAACTGCTGAATGTGCAAACAAACGTGTACTACTTTAAAACTTTCCAAAAACGTGAAGAGGCTTGAGCAATGGCTTAGGTAAGTTAAGAGAGCGCATACacctcttggagaggacccaaaTTCTACTCTCAGACCAAGTCAGGTGGCTttcagctacctgtaactccaacttcagtGGGATctgactcctctggcctccctgggcacctgcaGTCACATggacatacccacacagacacacacaggtatacacataactaaaagtaaaaataaatctttaaaaacaagtgaaaaaaatgctgctaaattttaaagttttatggcTTCAACTTTTATTAGATATATAAAAAGCAATTCTAGTAAATGTTTCAAATATATGTAATGATACTTACAGATGGATCTGACTGAAATAAATATGGTCGTCCCTCATTCCACCCACAAATAAGTAAAGAAACACCAAATGGACGAACACCACtgtagagagaaaatgaaaatgatttggCATAAAGGATTTATATATACTCACAAGTAAAGCAAATTACCAAGTTAACTGAGTTAGACTTCTTAGCTTTAACTTATAAATGAATTcacttaaaatgaattatttttattacagttaGGAACAGCAGTAAGCCTAAATCAAATGATGTAGCACTTTGCTATGGTTTGGTTCCCAAAAGTTCAGGAGAAGGTAATTTTCAGTGTAACATAATTACAAAATTGTGTCAAGAGGTGGAACATGGTGCCATCCTGGGGAAGGGTTAATAATGCTTGTTTCTCAGAGTGGGTTAGGTGTTGCAGAAGTGGATTAGTTTCAATGAAGTAGGTCATcatccactttctttctttctcttactgtGTGACCTCTGGCCATGCAATACAATCTGCCAGAAAAAACTTAACAAAACCAAATTACCTAACAACTATGAACCACATCCTTGGACTCACAGAACTCTGAACTAAAAACCTGTTTTGTTAGAGCAACACAAAGTGGAGTCAGACATATGCCTAGAAAGGTGTTACCATCAAAGCATTACTAACAAATTTAATAAACACTTCTTTCCCACTAGGCTTATGTATCAGCAATTACTTTTAAACTATCTCATTCACAGTATAACTCAAGACtactggggagctggagagatggctcagtagctgctgctcttcctgagatcccaagttcaattcccagcacccacatggtagctcacaactgtctaataACTGTAGTCTCATATAATTGtcatggaatctgatgccctcttctagtgtacagacatacaaaaagacaaaacagctacatacataaataaaatgcataaacaagtaattctttttaaaaataatactggaATTAAAATGTTACTGCTGTTTTCATATGCTCACAATCACTTTAGGTTGAAAAGCTAAGTACAGGAGCACTAAAGACTGCCTATAAAGAATCACTGGCAAATGGCCCTTTTAAAATCAAGACGCTTCATTCTGCTGTTGAATAAGAacacattctctttttcttttttcttcctttgagacattatttaactatgtaatgCAGATTTGCCTTGATTTTGTGATCTACCTCCCTAAGTGTCCCAAGTACTCagtttacaggtgtgcaccaccatatagTCACACTTTTACCTTAAATTATTtcaagtcaaaataaaaaatattcattatcatagtgattttcttcatttgctcatcagcaaatgcagaaagaataagactcctacttacctgttttcttttacttcttcaaattcatgattcatttcaagtaataaaaacaacttaccCTGACTGGGTATACTCTTGCATCACAGAGGCTACTCTCTGTACCAGCTGGGCTGTGGGAATGGGTTCTTGGTAGACAAGATAGTATTGCTGAGCAAGTTTCCGAGCTCTGTGCACAAGCACTCTaaggcaataaagaaaaataattaaagttctgactcacaatcatcttaactccattttcaggagatccaacgccctcttctggccgctggGGGCagtgtatgcacatggtgcagatatacatgcaggtaataGATTTAATTTACAAAATGAGAGCTTCATGTCTCCTCCTATGACTGTGACCAAACTGACCTCCTTGTCCTGAGTCTATTTAGACTTCACTCCAGCCACCCTGAACACAGAtgcatatgaatacacacattcGATTCTGGGCATATTTCTATCCCTCAgcctctgtgttttctgtagtcTACCTTAAGCTCTGCCTCAATTCAGAATGGTCTTCAAAGATTAAACAAATAGTAAGAAACTACTTGTTACATAAGGTATGAAAATCGTactattgtgatggttaatcttggttgtcaaagTAACTACAATTGGAATTAACTGGGATCCAAGATGCTGCAGATTATTTGAAgcaagaagacccaccctaaatctgggctaCACTTTCTGGTGGCAATCCAGATAAAAAGGTCACAGAACAAGGAAACTGCTTTTAGCCTACTTACCTCACTCTAGCTGGATGGTGTCTATCCTGTTGCTGCCACCAGTATTAAATACAACTTCTTGAGGATTCCAAGACAGACCAATGACCAGCAGCCCTGCAGGAATCCTCCAGGACTCCAGCACTAGACTGGGctgctgagacatctagcctcatggactgaacaactgccTTATTCTCAGCCTTTCTGCCATCATGCAGCCAATGTTACCAGACCATAGCCTGTAAGTCAGTCTAATAAatcccatggggggggggggggagtgtgtgtgtgtgtgtgtgtgtgtgtgtgtgtgtgtgtcttctattagttctgttcctttagagaacactGACAAATACAACTATATAGTAATCAAAGATATTAAGACAAAGATGATTATCTTCACCCACTCATGCTTACTTATCTGAAATATGCATATTATCTCTAAGACACTCCTGTCCTTCCTTCTGAAGTTTAGCTTATCAGCAACAGTCCACTGCAGTGTCCATTCTACACAATAGTGTAGAATTTTCCACAACAGGAAAGCTAATCATATTCTGGTAAGCCTGTTGGCTTATAATTCCAAGTGAAACTCTATCTTGTTTCATAAAACTaaagtaattttgtttttatttgtatatgatgAAAGAAAGGTATCCATCTCTTTCTACTCACTGGTGCACCAGTATAACAGGGATACTCTCTCTTTTCCGGTGAAATACAAAGGGAGTGATTCTATAAGCCTATGAATCCCAGCTGGCCATTCAGAAGCCTTCAGTGGCCTAAAAGACATTTGTCCTTTGACAAGAGCAGAAATAAACAGAGTGAGGTTAACTCTACATGGTCCATGCTTTCTCTTGTTGCCTAAATCACCTtaacaatattttataaaaaatgaatgCATTTAATCAATTTTAAGGTGCATCAGAATACCAAAGCCCTTCCTACCAAGTCCTTGGACGGATGAAATGGGATAGTGATGAGAAAAAATAGGTAAGTAGGTAATTTCTCACCTCTTTTACAACTGTGTATCACAAGATCAACCTCCATAAAGTAATCCTTACAAGCAAACTAAGCTTAGGTATCATTAGGCTGCCAGGACTAAATGAAACAACCACAGAGAAAGACTAAGATATGAGATGATGAGAAAACCCTGTAAACAGTATATAATACCTGTAATCTGGACCCATGCCACTATACACCAAGCCGATATGCTTGGTGATGGGTTCCACTTTGTGTACACTCCTTTCATCATACAGGATGGACTTCTGTTTTTTCTCAGTTGCTAATACTACACCATTTGcagcttaagagaaaaaaaaagacaaatattataaTGTGTTTTTCATTAGCTTTCTACCTACAGATGCATTAAACAAATCTGTTGCTTTCTCTAGATTATAAAACCTTTTTCTGGATTCTTATACAAAAATTACCTAAGAAATAATACATCATTTTTTCTGTCACTGATCATTTATactacacaaacaaaaaaaatccccatAGCTGCAGGTATTACCCAGTCCCTCTCAATATTTTCAGGTTTATtggtttaaaaacaataaacttcATTAACTCTTCTAATATAAACAGTAAGAAATTTTTCTATAAGGATACTAGAACATACAATAATTTTATCTTTAGATATTTTACAATTAGCCCTTTATAAGTAAGATAAAACTTCCAAAGAAAGAAACTCatcgaaaaataaaataataatggttTCCTGAGGAAAAGACTACATATGGATTATTACAATAGATTAAAATGCTGTATTTGCTGTGAAATTTAAATTACTGGGCTGAATGCTATTTTAACTTCAAAATCCTCTAATCTAACCAAAAGACTGTTAAGAATCTATTTCAGGTAACTATTAACAAGCATCCAAAGTGAATGAAACATTTAATTACCTTTAATTCCTACTGAAGGGGCCCCTCCAGCTACAGCTGCCAAAGCATATTCAATCTGGACAAGTTTCCCAGATGggcttaaaaagaaacaaaggtatTTGCTATGTTcacacattttcaaatatttactatAGGCACACTTCTGACAGATGGAAGACATATGGGTCAAACCTCACTAATCAAACCTATTGGCCTTTGAGATCTGCCATGAAGCTCTTTGGAAACTATACTTACAATTTGGATCGCTCAGGGTCAGGCACTAATTCTCTCTCCTTTGCTTTGTTCTCTCCCCTGCTCTGGTTAGTAAAGCATTATTACTACTGCCTCTGTCCACCACTCACCAGCCTTGACTTTAGGCAAGTGTACCGAGCAATCAGGCAGTTTCTGCAGTCAGTAATCCCCGTACCCCACTGGCAAACACCAGCATCAACCAGGGGTAATTTCAACAGGCCGGTGACTACTTCTCATCTTCAGTTCCTTTGTACCTTGTCACTCTGACGTAGATCCCACAATAACTTCTAGCTCAGTTCAAACAAAAATTACCTACTCTGGCAGGCATACTCTTGTTCCCTTGTCTACCCTTCATGTTTGGCCCCATCCATACTGCTTCCTTCCTCACTATGGTTTAGCCTGTCAACAATTCTCTTTATTCCTAAATGTTCAAGCAGCCAGCTCCTCTTCATCTTCTAGTTTCAGAACTCACCAAGCACAGGCCTTTCCTGAGAGCTCAGTCTGAGGTTACACTCCTTTCACCTCTTTCAATAAGATTTCCACTAACAGAAAAGTATTGTGCAGAATTTGCACCAGGAGGCACCAATTTCTTTTGCTCATTTACCATCTTCAGCCCAATGTAAACTGGAAGAAAACTCAATTCATTTCCTATCTCTGGCAGCTTGCACCACTAATAGTTTTTAAGActaaaaacagtattttcttcCTAAAGAGATAAATCttatcatgttaaaaaaaattgttatagGAAAGAAATCTGTTGTGAAAACATTCAGATGTTTGCTATACAAGATTCAGGGAGTGAGGCTGTGGCTCCTAtggcagagagcttgcctagaatgcatgacacagcataaaccaggcatggcagtgcactaCTATAATCCCATCtcagggaagcagagtcaggaagatcactTGAAGGTCATCCTTAGTTACTGGCCATTTtaagctagcctaggctacaaatgattctgtctcaaagagaaatttaaaaaaattttcagcCCCTTATGCTCtatattcttttgtttctgcTCCAGTGAAACCAAACTTAGGACCACATCTGTTTTGTTTACAAATATAAGTGACTACCAAGCACAATTAGTCTCTGTCATggtatataattaaattatttgctAAGGAATTAAGTGGAATCCATTCAAAGTATCCAAAACATAGACAACAAAATTGCATACcctcactttttattttaaactacaaAAAGGcaattttcaaaagcaaaacaatataTTGTAACGAAAAGTAcactaatttttgttttcaaaatgaacAAAGTTTGAATATCGACTTAGCTACTCGTGAACAACCTTGAAAATGCTCAATTGTTTAGGCTGTGGCTAGTTCATTCATAACTCATCATATTGTGGTAGTGGAAAAACCAGTTACAGTTAAATTCAACAAGTAGATCCTGGTTGCCTTCAGTCGGATCCTTAAAAAAATGGTCACACCACAGTCGTTTATTTAAATTCATCCGTGATAAATTTTCTTAAACAGAGAACGATGAGGAAACAAAGTACACACCAAGTGTACTTTGAGAAAACATATTTAACTCTCTGTCCCGTAACAGAAAGgtctaaaatctttttaaagcatTATTTTTCGTGACGAATCAAGCAAAACATCGACTTTGGTTTCATCAGTTTGAGTGCGCCACGAAAACCTGACAGGAAATCAGCTCTTTCATTCTGTAGCTCTTAGGCTTCTATTGAAGCATAGTAGAAACCGAAAGCTGAGTGAGCTTCAAAGTGCACTCACTGCTCCTAAGCGGGAGACTAAGTCTCGGACTAACAGTAAAGAAGGATTTCCCAAAAGAAAACCGGCGTCTCACACGTCTGAGCAGGAGCCAGTTTCCGAAGCTCCCGCTCAGGCCTATCTGGGCCAGGAAGGaaatcctagtcctaaatggaccaGCTGGAAACAGGCTATCCCAAAGCATCCTTTTTCTAATCTATAGAGGGAAAGCCAGTGCCTGTCTCGGAGCCTCCTGACCCTCAGCCCCAAACGCGGCGGGCCCCAGCCTGGGAGCAGGCCTGGCACCGCACATGACTCTGCAAAGCTGCGAGTCCAGCTCCAGCCCCACGCGCCCCTGCGGAAACACCAGCCAGATCCAGGGCATGGGGGCCAGGTCTGAGACGCTCCTGGGACCTGTGGTGCGTGGAACCTGGGGTCCCCCGGGTACCTGAAGGTAGTCAGCGAAAAGCTGTAACCGCGCTCTGCCA
This sequence is a window from Peromyscus eremicus chromosome 5, PerEre_H2_v1, whole genome shotgun sequence. Protein-coding genes within it:
- the Psma2 gene encoding proteasome subunit alpha type-2, which gives rise to MAERGYSFSLTTFSPSGKLVQIEYALAAVAGGAPSVGIKAANGVVLATEKKQKSILYDERSVHKVEPITKHIGLVYSGMGPDYRVLVHRARKLAQQYYLVYQEPIPTAQLVQRVASVMQEYTQSGGVRPFGVSLLICGWNEGRPYLFQSDPSGAYFAWKATAMGKNYVNGKTFLEKRYNEDLELEDAIHTAILTLKESFEGQMTEDNIEVGVCNEAGFRRLTPAEVKDYLAAIA